In Corvus hawaiiensis isolate bCorHaw1 unplaced genomic scaffold, bCorHaw1.pri.cur scaffold_298_ctg1, whole genome shotgun sequence, the DNA window TAaccatttctgtgtgttttggggGGCATCTCTGGGGGTTTTTGAGGACACTGATCCCgtttttggggtgaattttgggggtcccaCCTTCTCGGTGATCTCCTTGAGGGAGGGGTAGAGCACATCCTTGGACAGCAGGGACTCCATGATGCTGCGCATGACGGGCAGGACGCCGTCCCCGCcgccctcctccagccccagcccctccagggcctTCGCCAGCTCCTCCTCCGAGCCCGGGGAATTCTGTGGGATCCCCGGGATCCTGTGAGCCACCTCTGgaacctctggaattccaggagAACCCCTTCAGGATCCCAGGAAGGGGTGGGAATACCTGGAGGTCATTGGTATTCTTGGCCAGCCCGCTCAGGGTCTCCTTGAGGCAGGAGGTGAATTCCTGCTGCGAGGCCACGTCGCTGCctgtgggattgggaatgggatgggggaTAATGGGAATAATGGGGGGTCCTGCTGGGGTGTTGGCTGGGGGAACCCAATCCCAAATGGGGGGGGGTTTGTGGGATTAGGAATATGGGTTGGGAATGGGGGGGGGACACCAGGGGACCCCACATGGGTCTTGTCTTGGTGCTCCCGATCCCAAATGGGGGGGGTGGGACAATTCCAAATGGGattggggtgacactggggagcCCAGCTTGGCCTCGTCTTGGAGATCCCGATCCCAAATGGGAATCCCAGGGGTCTgagggattgggaatgggggtCAGGAAGGGGGGGGATGCCAGGTACCCCACTTGGGGCCTTGGGGACCTCAGATGGGGGTCCCGAGGCCCTGGGGGACACCGGGACCTCTGGAGTTCCCCACTCTGGTCCTTGCTTGGGAAACATTCCCAAATGTTCCCACGTGTCCGTGGCGTCCCCAAAAACTCCAAACATTCCTCCCCGCTGGCAGTCGGAGAAGTTTTGGGGCACCCAGGAAGACCCAGAGCCCAACTGGGGAGCCCCAAacccctgtcccacccccagAAAGACACCAGGGCGGATCTGGGGGGTGGGAACAGGGACTGGGAACGGGGACTGGAAAcggggactgggaatggggactgggaatgggaacagggactGGGATAGGGACCCTTCCATGGATTGGGAACAGGCACTGGGAAcggggactgggaatggggactgggaatggggaccagGAACTGGGATAGGGACCCCTCCATGGATTGGGAACAGGCACTGGGAAcggggactgggaatggggactgggaatggggaccagGAACTGGGATAGGGACCCCTCCATGGATTGGGAACAGGCACTGGGATCAGGGACCAGGAACAGGGACATGGATGCTTCCATGGACTGGGAATAGGGGACTGGGAACATGGATTGGGATTGGGAACAGTGACCAGGAATGGGGACGGGGACTGGGAACTGGAGCAGGGAACaaggactgggaatggggaccagGAATTGGGATAGGGAAGAGGACTGGGaagagggactgggaatggggaccagGAACTGGGATAGGGAAGAGGACTGGGaagagggactgggaatggggaccagGAACTGGGATAGGGAAgaggactgggaatggggaccaagtactgg includes these proteins:
- the PEX19 gene encoding LOW QUALITY PROTEIN: peroxisomal biogenesis factor 19 (The sequence of the model RefSeq protein was modified relative to this genomic sequence to represent the inferred CDS: deleted 1 base in 1 codon); the encoded protein is IWDWVPPANTPAGPPIIPIIPHPIPNPTGSDVASQQEFTSCLKETLSGLAKNTNDLQNSPGSEEELAKALEGLGLEEGGGDGVLPVMRSIMESLLSKDVLYPSLKEITEKYPEWLRQHGPALSPEQRERFRAQQALMLRICAELEGERPGEPEGQRRERFETLLELMQQLQDLGHPPKELVGGHAPRIQPGAAGGGQWGAVPAHVGELWGPHAP